A window of the Oncorhynchus mykiss isolate Arlee chromosome 15, USDA_OmykA_1.1, whole genome shotgun sequence genome harbors these coding sequences:
- the kmt2e gene encoding inactive histone-lysine N-methyltransferase 2E isoform X9: MSIVIPVGVDTADTSYLEMAAGSDRPESVEASPVVVEKSSYPHQIYSISSHHSHSYIGLPYADHNYGARPPPTPPASPPPSMLIRPGEGLFVPGGLQDEASRGTTLSTSEDGSYGADITRCICGFTHDDGYMICCDKCSVWQHIDCMGIDRQHIPETYLCERCQPRILDRDRAIVLQTRKRENMSGEWRDGIPVCISADGDTSATESGDEVPLELYTAFQHTPTSITLTTGRLAGNKQADKKRKRSGDKEPVATSARAKKAFREGSRKSSRVKGGAPEMEPGEHPSLWENKMKAWMEAYEDAGSNQYSEDVQILLRVKEAGDGKTLAYNTHTATFKPPVESQVQKNKKILKAVRDLAPDSLIIEYRGKFMLRQQFEANGCFFKRPYPFVLFYSKFDGLEMCVDARSFGNEARFIRRSCTPNSEVRHVLEDGMLHLYIYSLRSISKGTEITIGFDYDYGCCKYKVDCACVRGNPECPVLKHNLEPTENLEASSRRRGRKDKEPMMQRGDHLDLGQNQNMTLDCDGRTKGLGADGKQRKLSPLRLSISNNQASPAEESHLQGVGASSCLGLSKPETREERKMEAILQAFARMEKREKRREQALEKIGTKSEGGIKEEPPATPEADMQSPGIMTPLLEVKEEPGLNKPTPAKLRGSKQRKSFSRSRTHIGQQRRRARTISTCSDIPPGSPGELLDPLANDSLDVEAPRDPEPEALSSHAPDTSPPYSGSPAPDRNRSGQKYPKTKKHLVSEWCVDKQERSLRTPEPAPERPLRISSDPEVLATQLNALPGMGPSPHVYSTPKHYVRFSSPFLANRSPTTPGVPTGRRRSRELPDTTPTSGSCKKRWLKQALEEETTTPPPSSGRPTLVMPSEGPLSPAINGDSDSPLPYNGSCTLPGEDSELPTPLKKRRLGLCPLDACMSESSTPYGSPCATPTRADLSETPGTPLLLATPPRVTRTEEPSPEPLPSTPTHTLSAPQESESSLDSSPEGSRRPSPQEAERPPSLLSSPCVAVRAPSLDVLLPQEAKTSAPLSPQPPTPESQDCVGEEGPETGTEGSSDTPSSTDPASSSLLPPWMKSPERVGLSGPGGLSFSPINSNLRDLTPSHTLEPILAFRPEAVAGVVAVTVPVPLAAGPFTEAAGSLFYPCPEEGGTLAFSRSLSGDSTGEGGSGQNPPQKKKVSLLEYRKRQREAQRSGSKMECGSPVSTTPTLVEMFPLPMETTQEPPPLAPAPAQAPVAPAAVAPTPPESNTPQPSEDTEPPVEGEREGGEGQWTSSTSVEQARERGYHRALSLSDHSKDKDGETEGSEAPVRDGSSPSLQRTPTHTPCSPGPSSPSQPGSRPVKEEESDSRPRTPSQAAPQQPSKPAVPKTAPLTPTKLHPAAPYPAPSLLHSPKPQAQGSPYRSQRAFLFAPPQSQPQAQPGLPPFSQYSPQSAPPPPPPPAPPASAAYFPSQSAPAVGSFPGFKPAVTSPFPPGAQPLLQTLPPHALHYQSSTTPPPPPPPPPQHPGPGPALLHVNLQPPPVQQHQLLLTTSPQSSLPPPPPPPPQGQTHQLQQPSASTLLSLNQGLPLLPPPPPPPASSTGVPMQVQAPHHFQNLGGFPTPLMHTGGTANPSVLPSTYQQTGLPPPPPPPQQQTQPAQAVPTATQMPSGTRGATASPAPFHNAGYLGTGWH, translated from the exons ATGAGCATAGTGATCCCTGTAGGGGTGGACACAGCAGACACCTCATACCTGGAAATGGCTGCAGGCTCAGA cagaCCAGAATCGGTAGAGGCCAGCCCTGTGGTGGTGGAGAAATCCAGCTACCCGCACCAGATCTACAGCATTAGCTCTCACCACTCCCACAGTTACATTGGGCTGCCTTACGCC GACCACAACTATGGGGCGCGCCCCCCGCCCACACCCCcggcctcccctcccccctccatgcTGATCCGTCCAGGCGAGGGGCTGTTTGTGCCGGGGGGCCTGCAGGACGAGGCTTCCAGGGGCACCACACTCAGCACCTCGGAGGACGGCAGCTACGGGGCCGACATCACCCGCTGCATCTGTGGCTTCACCCACGACGACGGCTACATGATCTGCTGCGACAAGTGCAG tgtGTGGCAGCACATAGACTGCATGGGGATCGACAGGCAGCACATTCCTGAGACGTACCTGTGTGAGCGCTGCCAGCCGCGCATCCTGGACAGAGACCGGGCCATCGTGCTGCAGACCCGCAAGAGGGAGAACATGTCCGGTGAGTGGAGAGATG GCATACCGGTATGTATCTCTGCAGACGGGGACACCAGTGCCACAGAGAGTGGGGACGAGGTGCCGCTGGAGTTGTACACGGCCTTCCAGCACACGCCCACCAGCATCACACTCACCACCGGCCGCCTGGCGGGCAACAAGCAGGCCGACAAGAAACGCAAGAGGAGCGGAGACAAGGAGCCCGTCGCCACGTCAGCCCGAGCCAAGAAG GCGTTCCGTGAGGGCTCCAGGAAGTCCTCCAGAGTGAAGGGTGGCGCTCCAGAAATGGAGCCCGGGGAGCACCCGTCTCTGTGGGAGAACAAGATGAAGGCTTGGATGGAGGCCTACGAAGATGCCGGCAGCAACCAGTACAGCGAGGACGTCCAGATCCTGCTCCGCGTCAAGGAGGCCGGCGACGGCAAGACCCTggcctacaacacacacacagccaccttCAAACCGCCCGTGGAG agCCAGGTTCAGAAGAACAAGAAGATCCTGAAGGCAGTGAGGGATTTGGCTCCAGACTCCCTCATCATAGAGTACAGGGGCAAGTTCATGCTGCGACAGCAGTTTGAGGCCAATGGATGCTTCTTCAAGAG gccGTACCCCTTTGTGTTGTTCTACTCAAAGTTTGACGGGCTGGAGATGTGTGTGGACGCCCGCAGCTTTGGCAACGAGGCTCGCTTCATCCGACGCTCCTGCACCCCCAACTCTGAG gtgCGTCATGTATTAGAGGATGGTATGCTCCATTTGTACATTTACTCTTTGAGGTCCATCAGCAAAGGCACCGAGATCACCATAGGCTTTGACTATGACTATGGCTGCTG TAAATACAAggtggattgtgcatgtgtgaggGGGAACCCAGAGTGCCCGGTGCTGAAACACAACCTGGAGCCCACCGAGAACCTGGAGGCCAGCAGCCGCCGGCGGGGCCGCAAGGACAAGGAGCCCATGATGCAGCGAGGGGACCACCTGGACCTGGGCCAGAACCAGAACATGACCCTCGACTGTGACGGCAGGACCAAGGGTCTGGGGGCCGACGGCAAGCAGAGGAAGCTATCGCCCCTCCGCCTCTCTATCTCCAACAACCAG GCCAGCCCAGCGGAGGAGTCCCATCTGCAAGGCGTGGGGGCCTCCAGCTGTCTGGGACTGAGTAAACCGGAG acCCGtgaagagaggaagatggaggccATCCTGCAGGCCTTTGCCCGcatggagaagagggagaagaggcggGAGCAGGCCCTGGAGAAGATCGGCACCAAGTCAGAGGGGGGCATCAAGGAGGAGCCCCCTGCCACCCCGGAGGCCGACATGCAGTCTCCTGGTATCATGACG CCCCTGCTAGAGGTGAAGGAGGAGCCGGGTCTCAACAAGCCCACGCCGGCCAAGCTGCGAGGCAGCAAGCAGAGGAAGAGCTTCTCGCGGAGCCGCACCCACATCGGGCAGCAGAGGCGGCGAGCGCGCACCATCAGCACCTGCTCTGACATACCTCCCGGCTCGCCCGGAGAACTCCTGGACCCCCTGGCCAATGATAGCCTAGACGTAGAGGCCCCCAGGGACCCTGAACCAGAGGCCCTCTCCTCCCATGCCCCCGACACCAGCCCCCCTTACAGTGGCTCCCCGGCCCCTGACAGAAACCGCTCCGGGCAGAAGTACCCCAAAACTAAAAAG cactTAGTGAGTGAGTGGTGCGTCGACAAGCAGGAGCGGTCATTGCGGACCCCAGAGCCGGCCCCGGAGAGGCCCCTGAGGATCAGCAGCGACCCTGAGGTGCTGGCCACCCAGCTCAACGCCCTGCCCGGCATGGGCCCCAGCCCGCACGTCTACAGCACGCCCAAACACTACGTCCGCTTCTCCTCGCCCTTCCTGGCCAACCGCAGCCCCACCACCCCTGGGGTGCCCACCGGACGCCGGCGTTCCCGCGAGCTGCCCGACACGACGCCCACCTCAGGCTCCTGCAAGAAG CGCTGGCTGAAGCAGGCTCTAGAGGAGGagaccaccacccctccacccagCAGCGGCCGGCCCACTCTGGTCATGCCTAGCGAGGGCCCTCTCAGCCCCGCTATCAACGGGGACTCTGACAGTCCACTCCCCTACAACGGTAGCTGCACCTTGCCAGGTGAGGACTCTG AGTTGCCCACTCCTCTGAAGAAGCGGCGCCTGGGTCTGTGTCCACTGGACGCCTGCATGTCAGAGAGCTCCACCCCCTACGGCTCTCCCTGCGCAACGCCAACCCGGGCCGACCTATCAGAGACGCCGGGTACACCCTTGCTGCTGGCCACACCACCCCGCGTCACCCGTACGGAAGAGCCGAGCCCCGAGCCTCTACCTagcacccccacacacacactcagtgccCCGCAGGAA AGCGAGTCTTCCCTGGACAGCTCACCAGAGGGCAGTCGCAGACCCAGCCCCCAAGAGGCTGAGCGGCCACCTTCGCTGCTCTCCTCCCCCTGTGTAGCGGTCAGGGCTCCCAGTCTGGATGTGTTGCTCCCCCAAGAGGCCAAGACCAGCGCCCCCCTGAGCCCCCAGCCCCCCACACCCGAGTCCCAGGACTGTGTGGGAGAGGAGGGGCCAGAGACAGGGACCGAGGGCAGCAGCGACACCCCCTCCTCTACAGACCCAGCCTCTTCCTCGCTCCTCCCCCCCTGGATGAAGAGTCCAGAGAGAGTGGGTCTGTCAGGGCCAGGGGGTCTGTCCTTCTCCCCCATCAACTCTAACCTGAGGGACCTTACCCCCTCACACACCCTGGAGCCCATCTTGGCCTTCAGGCCTGAGGCTGTGGCTGGTGTTGTGGCAGTGACAGTACCAGTACCCTTGGCAGCAGGACCCTTCACAGAGGCTGCAGGGTCTCTCTTCTACCCCTGCCCTGAGGAGGGGGGAACGCTGGCCTTCTCTCGTTCACTAAGTGGAGACAGCACCGGAGAGGGAGGGTCAGGACAGAATCCCCCACAGAAGAAAAAG gtgtctTTGCTGGAGTACAGGAAACGTCAGCGAGAGGCGCAGCGCAGCGGCTCCAAAATGGAATGCGGCTCGCCTGTCTCTACAACACCTACCCTGGTGGAGATGTTCCCTCTGCCCATGGAGACCACCCAAGAGCCTCCACCCCTGGCTCCTGCTCCGGCCCAAGCTCCAGTGGCCCCTGCTGCAGTGGCCCCCACCCCGCCTGAGTCAAATACCCCCCAGCCCAGCGAGGACACAGAGCCCCCTgtcgagggggagagagaggggggagagggacagtggaCCTCGTCCACCTCGGTGGAGCAGGCAAGAGAGCGTGGCTACCACAGAGCCCTGTCGCTTAGTGACCACAGCAAGGacaaag ATGGAGAGACCGAGGGCAGTGAGGCCCCAGTCAGAGATGGTTCATCTCCTAGCCTGCAGAGGACCCCAACCCACACG cCGTGTTCTCCTGGCCCCAGCAGCCCGTCCCAGCCTGGCAGTCGCccagtgaaggaggaggagagtgacagCCGGCCTCGGACCCCCTCCCAGGCCGCCCCACAGCAGCCCAGCAAGCCTGCCGTACCCAAGACAGCCCCCCTGACCCCCACCAAGCTACACCCTGCTGCCCCCTACCCTGCCCcctcactcctccactcccccaaACCCCAGGCCCAGGGCTCCCCTTACCGCAGCCAGAGGGCCTTCCTCTTTGCTCCTCCTCAGTCCCAGCCACAGGCTCAACCAGGGCTGCCCCCCTTCTCCCAGTACAGCCCACAGTCcgctccacctccccctcctccaccagcACCTCCAGCCTCAGCGGCCTACTTCCCCAGCCAGTCAGCCCCCGCCGTGGGATCCTTCCCTGGGTTCAAGCCTGCAGTGACGTCCCCATTCCCCCCTGGAGCCCAGCCCCTCCTGCAGACTCTTCCTCCCCACGCCCTGCACTACCAGAGCTCTACCACTCCCccgcctcctccccctcccccaccacaaCACCCTGGGCCCGGCCCGGCCCTGCTACACGTTAACCTGCAGCCTCCTCCTGTCCAGCAGCACCAGCTCCTCCTAACCACATCCccccagtcctccctccctcctcctccgccCCCTCCCCCACAGGGCCAGACCCACCAGCTGCAGCAACCCAGTGCCAGCACCCTCCTGTCACTCAACCAGGGCCTGCCTCTtcttccacccccaccccctcctcctgcctcctccacTGGTGTCCCTATGCAAGTGCAAGCCCCTCACCACTTTCAGAATTTGGGGGGCTTTCCAACCCCGCTGATGCACACCGGCGGCACCGCTAACCCCTCAGTGCTCCCCTCCACCTACCAGCAGACTGGactgcccccccctcctccccctccccagcaGCAGACTCAGCCGGCCCAGGCCGTGCCCACCGCCACTCAGATGCCCAGCGGAACACGTGGGGCCACTGCGTCCCCCGCCCCCTTTCACAACGCTGGGTACCTGGGCACGGGGTGGCACTGA
- the kmt2e gene encoding inactive histone-lysine N-methyltransferase 2E isoform X8 — protein MSIVIPVGVDTADTSYLEMAAGSDRPESVEASPVVVEKSSYPHQIYSISSHHSHSYIGLPYADHNYGARPPPTPPASPPPSMLIRPGEGLFVPGGLQDEASRGTTLSTSEDGSYGADITRCICGFTHDDGYMICCDKCSVWQHIDCMGIDRQHIPETYLCERCQPRILDRDRAIVLQTRKRENMSGEWRDGIPVCISADGDTSATESGDEVPLELYTAFQHTPTSITLTTGRLAGNKQADKKRKRSGDKEPVATSARAKKAFREGSRKSSRVKGGAPEMEPGEHPSLWENKMKAWMEAYEDAGSNQYSEDVQILLRVKEAGDGKTLAYNTHTATFKPPVESQVQKNKKILKAVRDLAPDSLIIEYRGKFMLRQQFEANGCFFKRPYPFVLFYSKFDGLEMCVDARSFGNEARFIRRSCTPNSEVRHVLEDGMLHLYIYSLRSISKGTEITIGFDYDYGCCKYKVDCACVRGNPECPVLKHNLEPTENLEASSRRRGRKDKEPMMQRGDHLDLGQNQNMTLDCDGRTKGLGADGKQRKLSPLRLSISNNQDPTELEGVEDQPDNSVSSEVEMESEETIAERKRKMTREERKMEAILQAFARMEKREKRREQALEKIGTKSEGGIKEEPPATPEADMQSPGIMTPLLEVKEEPGLNKPTPAKLRGSKQRKSFSRSRTHIGQQRRRARTISTCSDIPPGSPGELLDPLANDSLDVEAPRDPEPEALSSHAPDTSPPYSGSPAPDRNRSGQKYPKTKKHLVSEWCVDKQERSLRTPEPAPERPLRISSDPEVLATQLNALPGMGPSPHVYSTPKHYVRFSSPFLANRSPTTPGVPTGRRRSRELPDTTPTSGSCKKRWLKQALEEETTTPPPSSGRPTLVMPSEGPLSPAINGDSDSPLPYNGSCTLPGEDSELPTPLKKRRLGLCPLDACMSESSTPYGSPCATPTRADLSETPGTPLLLATPPRVTRTEEPSPEPLPSTPTHTLSAPQESESSLDSSPEGSRRPSPQEAERPPSLLSSPCVAVRAPSLDVLLPQEAKTSAPLSPQPPTPESQDCVGEEGPETGTEGSSDTPSSTDPASSSLLPPWMKSPERVGLSGPGGLSFSPINSNLRDLTPSHTLEPILAFRPEAVAGVVAVTVPVPLAAGPFTEAAGSLFYPCPEEGGTLAFSRSLSGDSTGEGGSGQNPPQKKKVSLLEYRKRQREAQRSGSKMECGSPVSTTPTLVEMFPLPMETTQEPPPLAPAPAQAPVAPAAVAPTPPESNTPQPSEDTEPPVEGEREGGEGQWTSSTSVEQARERGYHRALSLSDHSKDKDGETEGSEAPVRDGSSPSLQRTPTHTPCSPGPSSPSQPGSRPVKEEESDSRPRTPSQAAPQQPSKPAVPKTAPLTPTKLHPAAPYPAPSLLHSPKPQAQGSPYRSQRAFLFAPPQSQPQAQPGLPPFSQYSPQSAPPPPPPPAPPASAAYFPSQSAPAVGSFPGFKPAVTSPFPPGAQPLLQTLPPHALHYQSSTTPPPPPPPPPQHPGPGPALLHVNLQPPPVQQHQLLLTTSPQSSLPPPPPPPPQGQTHQLQQPSASTLLSLNQGLPLLPPPPPPPASSTGVPMQVQAPHHFQNLGGFPTPLMHTGGTANPSVLPSTYQQTGLPPPPPPPQQQTQPAQAVPTATQMPSGTRGATASPAPFHNAGYLGTGWH, from the exons ATGAGCATAGTGATCCCTGTAGGGGTGGACACAGCAGACACCTCATACCTGGAAATGGCTGCAGGCTCAGA cagaCCAGAATCGGTAGAGGCCAGCCCTGTGGTGGTGGAGAAATCCAGCTACCCGCACCAGATCTACAGCATTAGCTCTCACCACTCCCACAGTTACATTGGGCTGCCTTACGCC GACCACAACTATGGGGCGCGCCCCCCGCCCACACCCCcggcctcccctcccccctccatgcTGATCCGTCCAGGCGAGGGGCTGTTTGTGCCGGGGGGCCTGCAGGACGAGGCTTCCAGGGGCACCACACTCAGCACCTCGGAGGACGGCAGCTACGGGGCCGACATCACCCGCTGCATCTGTGGCTTCACCCACGACGACGGCTACATGATCTGCTGCGACAAGTGCAG tgtGTGGCAGCACATAGACTGCATGGGGATCGACAGGCAGCACATTCCTGAGACGTACCTGTGTGAGCGCTGCCAGCCGCGCATCCTGGACAGAGACCGGGCCATCGTGCTGCAGACCCGCAAGAGGGAGAACATGTCCGGTGAGTGGAGAGATG GCATACCGGTATGTATCTCTGCAGACGGGGACACCAGTGCCACAGAGAGTGGGGACGAGGTGCCGCTGGAGTTGTACACGGCCTTCCAGCACACGCCCACCAGCATCACACTCACCACCGGCCGCCTGGCGGGCAACAAGCAGGCCGACAAGAAACGCAAGAGGAGCGGAGACAAGGAGCCCGTCGCCACGTCAGCCCGAGCCAAGAAG GCGTTCCGTGAGGGCTCCAGGAAGTCCTCCAGAGTGAAGGGTGGCGCTCCAGAAATGGAGCCCGGGGAGCACCCGTCTCTGTGGGAGAACAAGATGAAGGCTTGGATGGAGGCCTACGAAGATGCCGGCAGCAACCAGTACAGCGAGGACGTCCAGATCCTGCTCCGCGTCAAGGAGGCCGGCGACGGCAAGACCCTggcctacaacacacacacagccaccttCAAACCGCCCGTGGAG agCCAGGTTCAGAAGAACAAGAAGATCCTGAAGGCAGTGAGGGATTTGGCTCCAGACTCCCTCATCATAGAGTACAGGGGCAAGTTCATGCTGCGACAGCAGTTTGAGGCCAATGGATGCTTCTTCAAGAG gccGTACCCCTTTGTGTTGTTCTACTCAAAGTTTGACGGGCTGGAGATGTGTGTGGACGCCCGCAGCTTTGGCAACGAGGCTCGCTTCATCCGACGCTCCTGCACCCCCAACTCTGAG gtgCGTCATGTATTAGAGGATGGTATGCTCCATTTGTACATTTACTCTTTGAGGTCCATCAGCAAAGGCACCGAGATCACCATAGGCTTTGACTATGACTATGGCTGCTG TAAATACAAggtggattgtgcatgtgtgaggGGGAACCCAGAGTGCCCGGTGCTGAAACACAACCTGGAGCCCACCGAGAACCTGGAGGCCAGCAGCCGCCGGCGGGGCCGCAAGGACAAGGAGCCCATGATGCAGCGAGGGGACCACCTGGACCTGGGCCAGAACCAGAACATGACCCTCGACTGTGACGGCAGGACCAAGGGTCTGGGGGCCGACGGCAAGCAGAGGAAGCTATCGCCCCTCCGCCTCTCTATCTCCAACAACCAG GATCCTACAGAGTTAGAGGGTGTAGAAGACCAGCCTGATAACTCCGTTAGCAGTGAAGTAGAGATGGAGTCAGAGGAGACcattgcagagagaaagaggaagatg acCCGtgaagagaggaagatggaggccATCCTGCAGGCCTTTGCCCGcatggagaagagggagaagaggcggGAGCAGGCCCTGGAGAAGATCGGCACCAAGTCAGAGGGGGGCATCAAGGAGGAGCCCCCTGCCACCCCGGAGGCCGACATGCAGTCTCCTGGTATCATGACG CCCCTGCTAGAGGTGAAGGAGGAGCCGGGTCTCAACAAGCCCACGCCGGCCAAGCTGCGAGGCAGCAAGCAGAGGAAGAGCTTCTCGCGGAGCCGCACCCACATCGGGCAGCAGAGGCGGCGAGCGCGCACCATCAGCACCTGCTCTGACATACCTCCCGGCTCGCCCGGAGAACTCCTGGACCCCCTGGCCAATGATAGCCTAGACGTAGAGGCCCCCAGGGACCCTGAACCAGAGGCCCTCTCCTCCCATGCCCCCGACACCAGCCCCCCTTACAGTGGCTCCCCGGCCCCTGACAGAAACCGCTCCGGGCAGAAGTACCCCAAAACTAAAAAG cactTAGTGAGTGAGTGGTGCGTCGACAAGCAGGAGCGGTCATTGCGGACCCCAGAGCCGGCCCCGGAGAGGCCCCTGAGGATCAGCAGCGACCCTGAGGTGCTGGCCACCCAGCTCAACGCCCTGCCCGGCATGGGCCCCAGCCCGCACGTCTACAGCACGCCCAAACACTACGTCCGCTTCTCCTCGCCCTTCCTGGCCAACCGCAGCCCCACCACCCCTGGGGTGCCCACCGGACGCCGGCGTTCCCGCGAGCTGCCCGACACGACGCCCACCTCAGGCTCCTGCAAGAAG CGCTGGCTGAAGCAGGCTCTAGAGGAGGagaccaccacccctccacccagCAGCGGCCGGCCCACTCTGGTCATGCCTAGCGAGGGCCCTCTCAGCCCCGCTATCAACGGGGACTCTGACAGTCCACTCCCCTACAACGGTAGCTGCACCTTGCCAGGTGAGGACTCTG AGTTGCCCACTCCTCTGAAGAAGCGGCGCCTGGGTCTGTGTCCACTGGACGCCTGCATGTCAGAGAGCTCCACCCCCTACGGCTCTCCCTGCGCAACGCCAACCCGGGCCGACCTATCAGAGACGCCGGGTACACCCTTGCTGCTGGCCACACCACCCCGCGTCACCCGTACGGAAGAGCCGAGCCCCGAGCCTCTACCTagcacccccacacacacactcagtgccCCGCAGGAA AGCGAGTCTTCCCTGGACAGCTCACCAGAGGGCAGTCGCAGACCCAGCCCCCAAGAGGCTGAGCGGCCACCTTCGCTGCTCTCCTCCCCCTGTGTAGCGGTCAGGGCTCCCAGTCTGGATGTGTTGCTCCCCCAAGAGGCCAAGACCAGCGCCCCCCTGAGCCCCCAGCCCCCCACACCCGAGTCCCAGGACTGTGTGGGAGAGGAGGGGCCAGAGACAGGGACCGAGGGCAGCAGCGACACCCCCTCCTCTACAGACCCAGCCTCTTCCTCGCTCCTCCCCCCCTGGATGAAGAGTCCAGAGAGAGTGGGTCTGTCAGGGCCAGGGGGTCTGTCCTTCTCCCCCATCAACTCTAACCTGAGGGACCTTACCCCCTCACACACCCTGGAGCCCATCTTGGCCTTCAGGCCTGAGGCTGTGGCTGGTGTTGTGGCAGTGACAGTACCAGTACCCTTGGCAGCAGGACCCTTCACAGAGGCTGCAGGGTCTCTCTTCTACCCCTGCCCTGAGGAGGGGGGAACGCTGGCCTTCTCTCGTTCACTAAGTGGAGACAGCACCGGAGAGGGAGGGTCAGGACAGAATCCCCCACAGAAGAAAAAG gtgtctTTGCTGGAGTACAGGAAACGTCAGCGAGAGGCGCAGCGCAGCGGCTCCAAAATGGAATGCGGCTCGCCTGTCTCTACAACACCTACCCTGGTGGAGATGTTCCCTCTGCCCATGGAGACCACCCAAGAGCCTCCACCCCTGGCTCCTGCTCCGGCCCAAGCTCCAGTGGCCCCTGCTGCAGTGGCCCCCACCCCGCCTGAGTCAAATACCCCCCAGCCCAGCGAGGACACAGAGCCCCCTgtcgagggggagagagaggggggagagggacagtggaCCTCGTCCACCTCGGTGGAGCAGGCAAGAGAGCGTGGCTACCACAGAGCCCTGTCGCTTAGTGACCACAGCAAGGacaaag ATGGAGAGACCGAGGGCAGTGAGGCCCCAGTCAGAGATGGTTCATCTCCTAGCCTGCAGAGGACCCCAACCCACACG cCGTGTTCTCCTGGCCCCAGCAGCCCGTCCCAGCCTGGCAGTCGCccagtgaaggaggaggagagtgacagCCGGCCTCGGACCCCCTCCCAGGCCGCCCCACAGCAGCCCAGCAAGCCTGCCGTACCCAAGACAGCCCCCCTGACCCCCACCAAGCTACACCCTGCTGCCCCCTACCCTGCCCcctcactcctccactcccccaaACCCCAGGCCCAGGGCTCCCCTTACCGCAGCCAGAGGGCCTTCCTCTTTGCTCCTCCTCAGTCCCAGCCACAGGCTCAACCAGGGCTGCCCCCCTTCTCCCAGTACAGCCCACAGTCcgctccacctccccctcctccaccagcACCTCCAGCCTCAGCGGCCTACTTCCCCAGCCAGTCAGCCCCCGCCGTGGGATCCTTCCCTGGGTTCAAGCCTGCAGTGACGTCCCCATTCCCCCCTGGAGCCCAGCCCCTCCTGCAGACTCTTCCTCCCCACGCCCTGCACTACCAGAGCTCTACCACTCCCccgcctcctccccctcccccaccacaaCACCCTGGGCCCGGCCCGGCCCTGCTACACGTTAACCTGCAGCCTCCTCCTGTCCAGCAGCACCAGCTCCTCCTAACCACATCCccccagtcctccctccctcctcctccgccCCCTCCCCCACAGGGCCAGACCCACCAGCTGCAGCAACCCAGTGCCAGCACCCTCCTGTCACTCAACCAGGGCCTGCCTCTtcttccacccccaccccctcctcctgcctcctccacTGGTGTCCCTATGCAAGTGCAAGCCCCTCACCACTTTCAGAATTTGGGGGGCTTTCCAACCCCGCTGATGCACACCGGCGGCACCGCTAACCCCTCAGTGCTCCCCTCCACCTACCAGCAGACTGGactgcccccccctcctccccctccccagcaGCAGACTCAGCCGGCCCAGGCCGTGCCCACCGCCACTCAGATGCCCAGCGGAACACGTGGGGCCACTGCGTCCCCCGCCCCCTTTCACAACGCTGGGTACCTGGGCACGGGGTGGCACTGA